In Rutidosis leptorrhynchoides isolate AG116_Rl617_1_P2 chromosome 2, CSIRO_AGI_Rlap_v1, whole genome shotgun sequence, one genomic interval encodes:
- the LOC139891820 gene encoding uncharacterized protein, whose translation MMARIVPKSSLTRFISHSHNFCTATQTQKLERIADEILSLTKLERNDYAVLLRYKLGFNKYGPAITGIGSSSIAGAGARAASAGAKSDVKAAEKVVFDVKIEKYDASSKIKIIKEVRGFTDLGLKEAKDLVEKVPAVVKKGITKKEAESIMAKLKDLGATVVLE comes from the coding sequence ATGATGGCTAGAATCGTACCCAAATCATCGTTAACCAGATTCATCTCTCATTCACATAACTTTTGCACAGCTACTCAAACGCAAAAACTCGAAAGGATCGCCGACGAGATTCTAAGCCTTACGAAACTCGAAAGAAATGATTACGCAGTATTGTTACGTTACAAGTTGGGATTTAACAAATATGGTCCGGCGATCACCGGAATTGGATCTTCGTCTATCGCCGGAGCCGGAGCCAGAGCTGCCTCCGCCGGAGCAAAATCGGATGTGAAAGCTGCCGAGAAGGTTGTATTTGATGTCAAAATAGAGAAATATGATGCATCTTCGAAGATTAAGATTATAAAAGAAGTTAGAGGTTTTACTGATTTAGGATTAAAAGAAGCTAAAGATTTAGTGGAAAAGGTACCTGCGGTGGTTAAAAAGGGTATTACTAAAAAAGAAGCTGAATCAATTATGGCAAAGCTTAAGGATTTAGGTGCTACTGTTGTATTGGAATGA